The window TTAAATACTTTCATATCAATATATTATTATCTCTATGGCCAATGGGCCTTAATAACTAAATTCCTCTTTTTTCGTTTCCAATAAAAAGGCCAGCAAAAGTATTATTTTATTTGTCATAATTAACACTAGACTTTCTTATTTTCTATACCTTTAAAGCACACAAAAAATAATAAGATTTGGACGTAAATAGAGTGATGACTCTTGATCAATTTATTGTAGAGAGACAGTCGGACTTCCCTTATGGGAAAGGAGATCTAACAAGATTATTAAGTGATATAGGAGTAGCAGCAAAAATTGTTAATCGAGAGATTAACCAAGCTGGACTTGTAGATATTTTAGGAGAGGCAGGGCAGCAAAACGTTCAGGGAGAAAGTGTTAAAAAACTAGACCTTTATGCAAACGATCAGTTTATCGCTGCTTTTAAAGCTGGTGGTGAAATCTCAGGCGTTGTTTCGGAAGAAGATGAATTTCTTACCCCATTAAATACTGGACTTTCTAAAGATGGTCAATATGTCATCACAATGGACCCTTTAGACGGATCATCCAACATCGATGTAAACGTTTCGGTAGGAACTATTTTCTCTATTTACCGAAGAATAACAAAGGAAGGAGACGTTCAACTGGAAGATTTCTTACAAAAAGGTACTGCACAAGTGGCCGCAGGTTATGTTATTTACGGATCATCAACAATGCTCGTATACACAACGGGGCAAGGTGTTAACGGATTCACATTGGATCCTACTCTAGGTGAATTTTGCTTATCACACCCAGATATGAAATATCCAGCTAATGGAACTACTTATTCCATTAATGAAGGGAATTACTCACATTTTCCAGAAGGAGTTAAGAAGTATATTAAGTACTGTCAAGAAAGAGATCCTGCATCAAATAGACCGTATGGCTCCAGATATATTGGATCTTTAGTTGCTGATTTTCATCGCAATATGATTAAAGGTGGGTTTTATATATACCCGAGTACAGAAACGAATCCAAGTGGCAAATTACGTTTGCTATATGAATGTAATCCTCTTGCGTTTATTGCAGAGCAGGCTGATGCTATTGCCACTGATGGAAAGAATCGCATTATGGAAATTGAGCCAACAGAAATTCATATGCGTGTACCTTACTTTGTCGGTTCCAAAAACATGGCTGTTGTTGCACATGAGTTCATGGAAAAGTACAGTGAGGTAGAAACAACTTCCTAATTAGTATAGCTGTTCCTGCACATTTAGAATTTTACCAACGTGGATATTAAGGAACTTAAAAATGCATATAAAGAGGATAGTCGTACTATTACGATATGCCATCATTTCCAAGAGGGCACATCTAATAAGGTTCATATAAAAGGGAGTTGTTGTTCCGCAGATGCCTTTATTGTATCTGCCGTTTACAATGAATTAAAAGGCCACCATATTTGTATTTTACCCAACAAAGAAGCTGCCGTTTATTTCTTAAACGACCTAGAAAGCCTTAATCCCGATGCAAAGGTCTACTTCTACACAAATACGTACGCAAAACTGTACGGCAAGGAAGCGAACGACGACTCTTCAAATGCGCTATATCGTTCAGAAGTTCTAAATGGAATAAACACTGGTCGCAAAAAGATGTTAGTGGTTACGTATCCAGAACCATTGATGGAAAAAGTTGCCACAGAAGCTCGAATAGAGGACAATACATTTAACGTTGAGATCAACG is drawn from Flavobacteriales bacterium and contains these coding sequences:
- the fbp gene encoding class 1 fructose-bisphosphatase is translated as MTLDQFIVERQSDFPYGKGDLTRLLSDIGVAAKIVNREINQAGLVDILGEAGQQNVQGESVKKLDLYANDQFIAAFKAGGEISGVVSEEDEFLTPLNTGLSKDGQYVITMDPLDGSSNIDVNVSVGTIFSIYRRITKEGDVQLEDFLQKGTAQVAAGYVIYGSSTMLVYTTGQGVNGFTLDPTLGEFCLSHPDMKYPANGTTYSINEGNYSHFPEGVKKYIKYCQERDPASNRPYGSRYIGSLVADFHRNMIKGGFYIYPSTETNPSGKLRLLYECNPLAFIAEQADAIATDGKNRIMEIEPTEIHMRVPYFVGSKNMAVVAHEFMEKYSEVETTS
- a CDS encoding transcription-repair coupling factor, with the translated sequence MDIKELKNAYKEDSRTITICHHFQEGTSNKVHIKGSCCSADAFIVSAVYNELKGHHICILPNKEAAVYFLNDLESLNPDAKVYFYTNTYAKLYGKEANDDSSNALYRSEVLNGINTGRKKMLVVTYPEPLMEKVATEARIEDNTFNVEINDVISLEKLRTQLFELNFESENYVYEPGQFAIRGGIIDIFSFSEKHPYRIELFGDKIDSIRTFDPATQLSVNKVEKLTILSDLRIDEQEGEMISLFDLIQPETKIWIKDAELVLDTVDNKFEALIETVEANKKLKFDP